The nucleotide sequence GCCGCACATGCGCGGTCAGGTCCTGGATGGATCGGCCCCGCCAGTCGGCCGGGGCATCGGGCAGGCCAAACAGGCTGAAAAAGCGTGGGTTGGCCTGCAAAATGCAGCCTGCGCAGTCCAGCACCAGCAGGCCTTCGCGCAGGTAGTTGGGCAGGCGCTCGGCCAGCTGGCGCGCCTGCTGCATCTGCTGTAGCTCCGCGCTGAGCTGCCGGATGTGCTGCTCCGCCAACGCCAGGGCCGGGGAACAATCGGGAACGGGGAGAGTGGCTGGCAGGGCAGAGGCAGGCATACGCAATCAGACAGGCAAAAAGGCAGGAATACAGGTAGCGCCGCAACCTTCACGGTAAGGCGTGAGGCCGCGCCCTACTGCGCCTGCCAACCCGGTGCCATATAGTAGTTGGGTTGATAAACGGCTGATTCTTAATCCTGAAAATCATGAAGCAATGAGGCCCAGGCTCCAGAAATCAGACGCCGCGTCTATGGCCTGGAGAAGCGCCGGCCAGCCGCCCACACGCAACACCGCCCGCCTGCGGGGGCAGGCGGGCGGTGTTAAGGCCTCAGAAAGCGTGCAACCACTACGCTGGTTCCTCACTGCCCTGCGCCTGCAGATTGGCCAGAATCTGGGCCGTCACCTGGCGCAGCAGCTTGTCGGCTTTGCCGATCAGGGCGGCCAGCACCGGCTCGTCGAAGGGGCCGTCCCAGTTTTCCAGCTGCTCCATCAGAGCCAGCACCTGCTTGATCTGCAGGTGCCGCAGGCTGGGCTTTATTTTGTGCGCGGCCCCGCGTAGCGCCGGCAGGTCGTGGGCGGCCAGGCCGGCGTGCAGCGCCTGCAGCACGTCGGTGCTGCTACTCACGAAGGTGCGCAGCATAAACGTCACGAAGTTGGCGTCGTTGTGGGCCGCCTGCCGGAGCAGGTCGGTGCGGTAGAGGCTGTTGGCCGCATCGGTGTTGGGCGGCGAGAGCAGCCACTCGTGCACCATTTTCAGCAGCTCGTCTTCGTGAAACGGCTTCGACAGGTAGTCGTCCATGCCCGCCGTTAGGCAGGCTTGGTTGTCGCCCCGAATGGCGTTGGCCGTGAGGGCAATGATGGGAATGGTCAGGCCCAGCTCTTTGCGCAGCTGCGACGTAGCCTCGTAGCCGTTCATAATGGGCATCTGCACATCCATCAGCACCAGATCAAACTGCTGCCTGCGGGCCAGATCCACGGCCACGGCGCCGTTTTCGGCCTCAATGACCTCAATGTGGGCCTGGCGCAGAAACGACTTGGCCAGCACGCGGTTGTACTCGTTGTCTTCCACCAGCAGCACCCGCTTGCCGCGCATACCCTCCCGGATAAACATCGAGCCCAGCGTAAGCTCCTGGCGCGGCAAATCGGAGACGGAGCCCGTGGGCAGCACCAGCGTGAAGTTGCTGACCGTGCCCTGGAATTTTTCGCTTTGAATCTGGATTTCACCGCCCATCAGGTGCACCAGGCTGCGCGAAATGCTCAGGCCCAGGCCCGTGCCGCCAAACTTGCGCGACACCGACGAGTCTTCCTGGCTGAAGTTCTCAAACAGCCGCTTGAGGTAGGCCGGGTCGATGCCAATGCCGGTATCGCGCACGCAGAACTCGACGATGGTGGCGTGGTCGACGGTGCCGGCCAGCTCGCACGATACCACTACGTGGCCCTTTTCGGTGAATTTGATGGAGTTGCCGGCCAGGTTGAGCAGCACCTGCGTAATGCGGTACGGGTCGCCGATGAGCACGTCCGGCACGTCGGGGCTGACTTCGATGAGCAGGCTCAGGCCTTTGTCCTCTGCCTTATAGCGCAGCGTTTTTTCCACCTGCTCACACACGCGGCGCAAGCTGAACCCAATCCGCTCGATGGCCATCTTGCCGGCATCAATCTTCGACAAGTCCAGGATGTCGTTGATGATGACCAGCAGGTTTTCGGCCGAGGTGGAAATGGCGTGCAGGTAGTTGTGCTGCTGCCCCGAGAGCGAGGTTTTGTTGAGCAGCTGGCTCATGCCCAGAATGGCGTTCATGGGCGTACGGATTTCGTGGCTCATGTTGGCCAGGAAAATCTCTTTGGCCCGCGTCGATTCCTCGGCGTGCTTTTTGGCCTCGCGCAGCTTGGCCTCCATCTGCTTCTGGTGCGTGATGTCGAGGTGTACGCCAATCGAGCCGATCATCTGCTTGTCCTTATCGAACAGCGGCGAGCGGCCTACCAGCAGCCATTTCAGCTCGCCCAGCTTGGTTTTGATGGGCAGCTCGTAGGTGTCGGTGAGGCCGGCGGTGTGGGGGCGGTGGTTTTCCTGCATCAGGCGCTTGGAGGCATCTTTCACCAGCAGGTGGTCGAGGCGGCGGTTGAGGGTTTCCTCCTTGGTGTAGCCGCTGATCTGGCAGTAGCTCTCGTTGGCGAACATGACTTTGCCATCGAGGTCTATTTCCAGCAGCCCCAGGTTCAGGTTCTCCAGAATGCTGCGGTATTTTTCCTCGCGCCGCCGCAGCAGTGCCTCATCCTTTTTGCGCTTCGTGATGTCCTCGTATTTCCACAGGAACCCGATGTAGTTGCCGTTGGCATAAATGGGCGTAGCGTGCCGCTCGAGGGTGCGCCCGTCTTCGAGCTTCACCACTGCGTTGTCAGAAAGCAGCTCCCGGCGGGTGTGCCGGATGGCCCCGATAAAGACCTCCTGATTCAGAAACTTGGGCCCGATCTGCTCTACCAGCCAGCTGCAGTCGGAGCCCACCAGCTGCTCGGGCGTGTACGCCAGGGCAAACATGTCGCAGAAGGCCTGGTTCACCAGAATCACCCGCTCGTTTTCGTCTTCCAGCAGCACGGCGCGCTGCATGCTGGCAATGGTGCTGCTGAGCCGCAACGACGAGGCTTCCAGCTCCAGCTTGGCCTTCGTGATTTCCGTGACGTCGGTGTGGGTGCCCGAAACCAGCAGGGGGTTGCCCTGCGCGTCGCGCTGCGTGATCATGCCGCGCGACAGAATCCAGCGGGCCTCGCCGTAGGAGTCCAGCACCCGGTACGTGGCCGAGTAGATAGCCACTTCGCCGTTCAGGTAAGCCATAACGGCCTTGTGGGCTTCCTGCTGCTGTTCGGGCAGCACATTGTCGTAGCAGAGCCACGAAGCTGGCGGTTGATCCAGGTGTATCGGCCGGCGGTTGTAGCCCAGCAGCGCCTGGTAGCGCGGCGACAGCGAATGCTCGTGCGTCTGCCAATTGTATTGCCAGGTGTCGTTGCCCACACCGTCGCGGGCAGCCTGCCAGCGCTTTTCGCTTTCCACCAGCCCCTTCTGGTTTTCCACGATGCCGGTTACGTCCTGCAGAATGGCGCGGAAACGCACTCCCAGCGCACTGGCTTCGGTTACTTCGGCCGTGCCGCGCCACCAGCGCATGGACTGGCCGGCCAGCAGCACGCGGCCCTCAAACTGCCAGCTGGTGCGGTGGCGGGTGGCCGTTTCCAGTGAGTGCATCAGGCGCAGCCGGTCTTTGGGGTGCACAAAGCCGGTCAATGAGCATACATCGGTGCAGGGCACGCCAAACAGGTAACTCAGCACCGGGCTCAGGTATACTGTCTGGCAGGTGCCGTCGAGGTGCTGCACCCACTCACAGAGCGCGCCGGGCACGCCTTCCACCAGCGCCTGCAGGTCGGAGGGCCGGGCCGGGGCCGCAGCCAGCCGGGCCTGCAGCGCCAGAATCTGCTGCTGCTGCTGCTGCACCGTGGCGCGCAGCCGCTGCTGCCGCAGTACCCGCGACGCAGGTTTTTTCGGGGCCGGGGAGGCAAAAATGTTGAGTATGGGTGTTATCATATTTCGCCTTCCTGAACCATCTTATAAATCGTGGAGCGGCCGATATCCAGCTTCTGCGCTACCAGCGGTACATTGTTCTGGTACTTGTTGAGGTGGTGCCGGATGATGGTGCGCGTGTATTCACGCAGCGTCTTCTCTTCCGCCAGCAGCTCGTTGCTTCTGGCAGAAGGCGTAAATACGACGTCGGAAGGCTTGATTTCGGTGCCGTTGCTGAGCACGGCCGCCAGCTCCATCGTGGTTTTCAGTTCGCGCACGTTGCCGGGGTAGTCGTAGGCCAGCAGCTTGTCGCAGACGCCGGGGCCTAGCAGCAGGGGCGGCTTGCGGTACTCGCGGCAGAAGTCGTCCACGAAGTGTTTGGCCAGAAACACAATGTCGCTGCTTCGGTCCCGCAGCGGCGGCAGGTTGATGGGTAGCCCGATGATGCGGTAGTACAGGTCTTCGCGGAAGCTGCCGGCCCGCACCTCGTCGGCCAGGTTTTTATGGGTGGCCGTAATCAGGCGCACGTTCAGCTTGATGGTTTCGCTGCCGCCTACCCGCTGCAGCTCCCGCTCCTGCAGCACCCGCAGCAGCTTCGACTGGATGGCGGCCGGCAGCTCCCCGATTTCGTCCAGAAACAGCGTGCCGCCGTTGGCCTCCTCGAAGCGCCCGATTTTGCGGCCCTGCGCCCCCGTGAACGAGCCTTTCTCGTGGCCGAACAGCTCACTTTCCACCAGTTCCGACGGAATAGCGGCCATGTTCATGGCCACAAACGGACCTTTCTGCCGGTCGGAGTTCATATGAATGGCTTTGGCTACCAGCTCTTTGCCGGTGCCCGTTTCCCCGGTGATGGACACGTTCACGGGCGTCTGGGCCGCCTTTTCCATCAGCCCAAACGTGGCCTGCAGCGCGGGGCTGTTGCCTTTCAACAGGTTGTTGAACGTGTACTTCTCGTGCAGCTGCTGCTCCAGGCGCTTCACTTCCTGCTTGAGGCTGACGTTTTCCCGGACCCGCAGAATGGCGTTCCAGAGCAGTTCCTTGGTGTTTTCGTCCTTGATGAGGTAGTCGGTGGCGCCTTGCTTAAGCAACTCCACTGCCGTCACGATTTTGCTTTGCGAGCTGATAACGATGACCGGCAGCCCCGGGTATTTGCTTACCAGCTTCTTGAGCAGTTTGTCGCCGCTGATGTCGGGCAGCGAAAAATCGATGGTAATAACGTCAGGCCGCGCGGTAACCTTTTCAAAAAACTCCTGCCCCGAAGTGTATAGGCTGACGCAGTAGTCGGGATTGAGGGAGAGCTGGTATTGTAGCAGCTGCCCATACCAAGGGTCGTCCTCGATGATGCAGATGGTAAACTTTGAACAAAGGTCGGATTTCATACTCGGTCAGGAAGGAGCCGCTGAGGCGGCAGAGCAGGTAACAGAATCAAAGCGGGCAGTCGCCAACCCGAAATGGCAAATGGCACAGCTGTGGCGACAGAGGAGCAGGGTGCTGTACCGGGCCCGTATCACGGCCCGGCGGTCAGCGCTTCCGGCAGCCCTGGGCTGCCACTAGAGAGATGGTGAAAGAGGAGAGCGGGCTGCAGGCAGGTCGCCGGAATATTATTTTTCTAAAAATGATGTCTACCCCAAATCCACAGAAACTTGAAACTTCGTAATTGAAAATATACAAGTGCCAGGGGCGTTACAGCATGAGCAGAAGCTGTTAAACTAGCGGCTGACAGTAACTAATAGGCAAAATTACGCAATCGAATTCGTGGACAATACATTGAATTAATATTCACGACTATTTGCTGTTCTGCTTTCCCAGCGCTAGAATGGCAGTAAAAGGGTAGGGCTTCGCTAATTCATTCTGTTCCTGCTGGTAGTGATATGTATTAAATATTTGATATAAAATTTATATATCGAGTAAATAGTCTCTATTCCCAAAATGAAATTAAGCCGTACTTATTTAGGATAGCGTTTATGTTATAGAATCACGATCTATTTATTGTATTATTTTACTTCGCTATATAGCTGAGTACTGTGCAGCTTGCCATTCGGCCTGGCAGGAAGGGGAGGCATTGGGCAGGCTTCAGCCTTCATTTTCGTAAAACATGTTCAGGGCCTGGTAGTGGCCGAGCTGGTTTTGGAGCAGTACTTCCTGGCTGAACTGGCTCAGGCGAGGGTGCAGGCCGCCTTTTTCGGTGGCGGTGCACACACTATGAATGAGGTAGTTGTATTTGCGGGCTACCACGTCCCAGGTGTAGCGGCGGCGGGCAATGGCCTGCATTGCGGCGCCCTGCTGCTGCCACTGCGCAAACGTGGTGTTTTTGATGGTCGTTTTGATGTCGTCCTGGGTGCTGAAAAACAGGGCCTTGTGCTCGGCAGTGGCTTTGTTGAACGACACCCCGAAGGCCAGCACCGGCAGCCCCAGCGACATAGCCTCCACCAACGACGGATTGGTGCCGCCCGCGCTGTGGCCGTGCACATACACAAAGCAGTTGCCGCGCAGCACATTCAACTCATTCTGGTCGTAAATCGGGTCGAGCAGGTGCAGGTTGGGGCAGGAGCCGTAGCGGGCTTTCATAGTGCGGCCAAACTCGCTGTTGTTCCAGTTGCCCACCAGCACCAACGGATACTCTGGCAGCTCGGCAAACGCGGCCAGAATCATCGGCACGTTGTTTTCGGGCTCGATGCGGCACACCTTGAAGGCGTAGGGGTGGCACAGAAACGGGTAGCGGATTTTATGTTCCTGGGTGATGGGCTGGCGGGTGGCATGGTCGCCGCCGTATTCCACCACGCGGCTGCGGGTGCTGTAGGTCTGGGCCGTGTAGTCCTGGATGGCGTCGTTATCGGAAATATCGGCGTGCGAAAACCGGACGGCCAGGGACTCGGCCAGCCGCAGATACCAGCGGGCCAGGAAATTCCATTTCGCCCGCCGCCACTCAATCCCGTCGATGGAAACAATGATTTTCTTCTTGGTAAACAGCTTCACGAAGGGCAGCATGATGCCGCCCGACACGCCCAGCACCAGCAGCACATCGGCGTACAGCAGCGCGTGCAGAATCGACAGGCAGTCGTAGAGGATGCTCTGGATGCCGTTGGCATCGAAGGGCAGAAACACCAGCCGCGCCCCGCCGCAGTGTGACTGGCGCTGGGCTTTGGGGTAGCGCTTGCCGGTGCAGTACACCGTGAAATCGTGTTCCTGGCTGAGGTGCTTTACCAGGTAAGCGGTAAGGGTTTCGAAGCCGCCGTAGCAGGCGGGCAAACCAACGGTACCGATGATGGCTACTTTCTTGCTGGACATAAAATGGAAATGGAAACGAAATAGCGGCGCCGCAACGGGCCGCCGGTTAGCTGAGAGGGAGTAAAGGAGAAAAGCTATGCGCGGGCCGGGCAGTGCTCCGGCGCGTAGGCCGCCGCCGGGCGGCCCGGCAGCACCATTTCGGTCTGGAAGTGCTGCTGCAGCTGCTCGGCGAAGCGGGCCGGCGAGAAGTGGGCGGCGCGGTGGCGGCAGGCAGCGGCCATGCGCAGGTAGGTGGGGCGGTTGGTGGCCAGCAGGTTCAGGGCCAGCTGCAGGGCCGGCAGGTCGTGGCCATCGATGGCGAAGCCGGTTTGGCCTACCTGGTTGACTTCGGATACGCCGCCCACGGTGGGCACCAGCACCGGCCGGCCGTGCTGCAGGGCCTCCAGGATGGTCATGCCGAAGGTTTCGATCCACTCGGTGGGCCGCGACAGGTTGGCCACCACGGCCGCGCGGCGGTAGAAAGGATGCATATCCTGCACCGCCGCAAACAGCGTGAGGTTGGGCGGCAGCGCGTGTTGCTGCCGGTAGTGCTGTACCTGCGCGGCCGGGGCGTTCAGCACCAGCTCGAATCGTAGCTCGGGCATGGCCCGGGCCAGCGCCACAAACTCGGGCACGCCCTTATAGTCTTTCAGTGAGCAGGCCATAAGCACCATGAACGGTTCCTTTGCCGGCTCGGAAACCTGAGCCTCAGCTATGAATTCAGCGGACAGCACGTTGGGCACCACAGCCTGCCGGGGCACGCGCAGCGCCAGCGCCTGCCGCACATACTCCGACACAAACAGCGCCCGGTGGGCTGTGCGGTTGGCCACGGCCCGCAACAGCCGCATCAGCAGAGCAGGCCGGATGGATACCTCGTGCAGATGATAGACCACCCGCGCGCCCCGGCAGCGGGCCGCCAGCGCCGCCGCCGCCGGCAGCAGCGAGTTGACGTAGACCACCGTGCCAGGGCGCGCCAGCTGCAGCACCCGCGCAAACACCACCAGCTGCACCCACGCAAAGCGCAGCAGCGTGCGCCAGCGGCTCGGCGACCATTGGTAGGGCAGCGCGTGCGTGCTGATGCCGGGCAGGTCGCTCAGGAAGCCGGTTTCGCCGGCCGGGGTGCCCGTGAGCAGGTCGATGTGGAAGCCGGCGGCGCGCAGGCTGAGCAGGGCGTTGCGCAGCACCAGCGGGCTGCCGCTACGGTCGTTGAGAAGATGGACGGCTAGGATGCGTTTCATGGCTGCGACAGGGCTTGCTGATAGACGCGGGCCAGCTGCTGGCCGCGCCGCGCCCAAGTGTGGTGGTCGGCTACGTGAGTGCGGCACAGCTGCGCCTCGGTGGCCTGCCGTGCGGGGCTGGCAAACAGGGCTGCTAGCTGGGCCGCGAAATCGTGGATGTTTTGCTGGAAGGTGTCGTAGGGCACCGTTAGCTGCGAAGTGGGCGGCACCAGCTCGCCGGGGCCTTCGTTGCGGTAGCAGAGCACCGGCACGCCGTAGCTCATGGCCTCGGCCACCACCATGCCCGCGCCTTCATGCGACGGGAAAAAGAACACGGCGGCTTCGCGGTAGAGCGTGAGCAGCTTGGTGCGCTCCAGCCAGGGTAGGTGCCGGGCGCAGGCGGCCAGGCCCCGGCGCTGCAGCAGCTGCAGCAAAAACGCCTCCTCGGGCCCGCTCCCAATGAGCAGCAGCTCGGCGCGGGCCTGGTCGGTGGCGGGCAGAGCGTGGTAGAACTCGGCAAAGGCCTCAATCACCATGTCAAAGCCCTTGAGCGGCACCATGCGGGCCGCAATCATCACCACAAACCGGCCAGCCGCATCGGGCGTGAGCGGCGTGGGCGTTTCGGCTGGTAAATCGACAGCTACCGAAGGCATGATCTGGAAGCGGCCGGGGCGCAGGCGCAGGCGCGGAGCCACGGTGGAGTTCATGCATAGCACCTGGCGGGCCGAGCGGCGCGTGACGCGCAGAAAAGGGTCGAGGCGCCAAAAACTGTGCTTCATGAGCGTCAGCAGGCGGTCTTTGCCGTAGGCGGCGGCGCCGTACTGGCGCAGGTGGTCGGCCGGAATGGGCGGGTGGTGCCCGATGGGCCCCCATACCAGCGGGCGGCGCAGCAGCCACAAAAACGAGGGCGTCCAGTCGTTGTGGAAGTTAAGGTTGTGCACCAGGTCCACGGCCGGGCGGCGGTGCCACAGCCACAGGCCCAGCCCCAGCTGCCACATATAAAAATAAAGCACCGACAGCAGCGGCCCTTTCTTCCACCAGCGCATCCAGGCCGGCAGATCGAAGTAGTCGAACTGAATGCGGGCGGCCAGCGGGGCCAGCTCGGGGTGGGCGGCCAGAAACCGCTCGATGGGCGGGCGGTTGTTGCGCCGCGTCACGGCCACCACGCGGTGGGTGGCGGCGGCCTGCAGAATGAAGTTCCAGCCCATGCCGTCTTCGGAGCCTTTATACGGATTCACGGCGTAGGCCGTCAGCAGAATGGTTTTCATAGCACTAGCTCGGCAATGTGGGGCGTGGCCGGCTGGGGCTCACGCGAAGAAAGAAGGCGGGCCGGCACCCCGCCCAGCACACTGCGGGCCGGAAACGAACGGGTAACCACGGCCCCGGCCGCCACCACGCAGCCCTCGCCCAGCACCACGCCATCGAGCACCGTCACCTTGCTGCCAATCCAGCAGTTGGGGCCGATGTGAATGCCGCGGTGCGTGACGCCCTGCTGCCGGATGGGCGTGCTCAGGTCGGCGTAGCGGTGGTTTTCGGGGTGGCAACTGAAGTACTGCCCGATAATACAGTCGTCGTCGATGCGCAGGCCGCCGGCGCCGCCCAGGTAAGCAAACTCGCCGATGCCGACGTGGTGCCCGATGCGGATAAACGCCCCCGGCTGCTGCAACGACGTGGACACAATCACCTGGCTGAAGGCCCCGATGCTGACGCTGTGGCCCAGCGTGAGGCCTTCGGTGGAAAGCCCGCTGAAGCGCACCTGGTCGCCGGCCTTCAGCCAGCGGCCAAACCGGATGCCGCTCAGATACTGAAACGACACGCCCCGGCCCAGCATGGCGCCGTGGCTGGCGCGCCCCCGCAGCCAGAGCTGCGTGCCGCGCAGCATGGCCCCGGCCGTGCGCGCAGCAAAGCCCGCCAGCCAGCCTACCGGCACTGCCTCATGAATAGAAAAATGCGGGTTGCGGCGGCGTACCCAGGTTTCGAGCAGCTGTTTCATTTGATTTCCTGTTGGAGGTAGCCGCCGATGAGGGCGAGGGTGTCGTCGAGGTCGTGGTTTTCGATGGGCACGTACCGCGACTGGCGGTAGCGCCCGGACAGCTGCCCGAACAGGTCCTGGTACTTGGTGGTGAGCTGCACGATGGTCTCGCCCGACAGCTCCTGCTTGCGGCGCAGAATCACCTCGGGCGCGGCGTAGAGGAAGAAGTTCAGGCGCGGCTTATTCACGAAGGCGTAGAGGGCGCGGGTGAGGCGCTCGGGCACCGCAATGTTGCTGCGGCGGCTGTCGTTGATGAAGTCGAAGTAGTACCGGTCGTAGAGCACAATGTGGCCGCGGCAGGTGTATTTCAGCCACACCACGCCCTGGCCTAGCACGTAGTCGAGGTAGTAGTAGGCGAAGCGGGCCAGCGAGGAGCTCAGGCGCTGGTTGGCGCCCTGGCGCGGCAGCGTGGCCACGGCGCGCTGCTCGGCTCCGGCGCGGCCGTACTTCCAGGCGCTCAGAATGGGTAGTACCGAGGGCCGGTGCCGGATGACCACCACCCGCTTGCGCCACTTCTTCTCCAGCCGCTCCTTCACGTGCTCAATCACCGTGGACTTGCCGGCGCCATCTACGCCGCTGAAGGTCACCACGAAGCCATTGGGCCGGAAAAACGATGCCACCGTGCTGAGGCCGTAGCGCATGGTGCGCGCCAGCCGGCGCACCGCCGAGTTGCTGGGCTGGTTGCGTACCATCAGGGCCAG is from Hymenobacter yonginensis and encodes:
- a CDS encoding PAS domain S-box protein, with product MITPILNIFASPAPKKPASRVLRQQRLRATVQQQQQQILALQARLAAAPARPSDLQALVEGVPGALCEWVQHLDGTCQTVYLSPVLSYLFGVPCTDVCSLTGFVHPKDRLRLMHSLETATRHRTSWQFEGRVLLAGQSMRWWRGTAEVTEASALGVRFRAILQDVTGIVENQKGLVESEKRWQAARDGVGNDTWQYNWQTHEHSLSPRYQALLGYNRRPIHLDQPPASWLCYDNVLPEQQQEAHKAVMAYLNGEVAIYSATYRVLDSYGEARWILSRGMITQRDAQGNPLLVSGTHTDVTEITKAKLELEASSLRLSSTIASMQRAVLLEDENERVILVNQAFCDMFALAYTPEQLVGSDCSWLVEQIGPKFLNQEVFIGAIRHTRRELLSDNAVVKLEDGRTLERHATPIYANGNYIGFLWKYEDITKRKKDEALLRRREEKYRSILENLNLGLLEIDLDGKVMFANESYCQISGYTKEETLNRRLDHLLVKDASKRLMQENHRPHTAGLTDTYELPIKTKLGELKWLLVGRSPLFDKDKQMIGSIGVHLDITHQKQMEAKLREAKKHAEESTRAKEIFLANMSHEIRTPMNAILGMSQLLNKTSLSGQQHNYLHAISTSAENLLVIINDILDLSKIDAGKMAIERIGFSLRRVCEQVEKTLRYKAEDKGLSLLIEVSPDVPDVLIGDPYRITQVLLNLAGNSIKFTEKGHVVVSCELAGTVDHATIVEFCVRDTGIGIDPAYLKRLFENFSQEDSSVSRKFGGTGLGLSISRSLVHLMGGEIQIQSEKFQGTVSNFTLVLPTGSVSDLPRQELTLGSMFIREGMRGKRVLLVEDNEYNRVLAKSFLRQAHIEVIEAENGAVAVDLARRQQFDLVLMDVQMPIMNGYEATSQLRKELGLTIPIIALTANAIRGDNQACLTAGMDDYLSKPFHEDELLKMVHEWLLSPPNTDAANSLYRTDLLRQAAHNDANFVTFMLRTFVSSSTDVLQALHAGLAAHDLPALRGAAHKIKPSLRHLQIKQVLALMEQLENWDGPFDEPVLAALIGKADKLLRQVTAQILANLQAQGSEEPA
- a CDS encoding sigma-54-dependent transcriptional regulator, translated to MKSDLCSKFTICIIEDDPWYGQLLQYQLSLNPDYCVSLYTSGQEFFEKVTARPDVITIDFSLPDISGDKLLKKLVSKYPGLPVIVISSQSKIVTAVELLKQGATDYLIKDENTKELLWNAILRVRENVSLKQEVKRLEQQLHEKYTFNNLLKGNSPALQATFGLMEKAAQTPVNVSITGETGTGKELVAKAIHMNSDRQKGPFVAMNMAAIPSELVESELFGHEKGSFTGAQGRKIGRFEEANGGTLFLDEIGELPAAIQSKLLRVLQERELQRVGGSETIKLNVRLITATHKNLADEVRAGSFREDLYYRIIGLPINLPPLRDRSSDIVFLAKHFVDDFCREYRKPPLLLGPGVCDKLLAYDYPGNVRELKTTMELAAVLSNGTEIKPSDVVFTPSARSNELLAEEKTLREYTRTIIRHHLNKYQNNVPLVAQKLDIGRSTIYKMVQEGEI
- a CDS encoding DUF1972 domain-containing protein; this translates as MSSKKVAIIGTVGLPACYGGFETLTAYLVKHLSQEHDFTVYCTGKRYPKAQRQSHCGGARLVFLPFDANGIQSILYDCLSILHALLYADVLLVLGVSGGIMLPFVKLFTKKKIIVSIDGIEWRRAKWNFLARWYLRLAESLAVRFSHADISDNDAIQDYTAQTYSTRSRVVEYGGDHATRQPITQEHKIRYPFLCHPYAFKVCRIEPENNVPMILAAFAELPEYPLVLVGNWNNSEFGRTMKARYGSCPNLHLLDPIYDQNELNVLRGNCFVYVHGHSAGGTNPSLVEAMSLGLPVLAFGVSFNKATAEHKALFFSTQDDIKTTIKNTTFAQWQQQGAAMQAIARRRYTWDVVARKYNYLIHSVCTATEKGGLHPRLSQFSQEVLLQNQLGHYQALNMFYENEG
- a CDS encoding glycosyltransferase family 4 protein encodes the protein MKRILAVHLLNDRSGSPLVLRNALLSLRAAGFHIDLLTGTPAGETGFLSDLPGISTHALPYQWSPSRWRTLLRFAWVQLVVFARVLQLARPGTVVYVNSLLPAAAALAARCRGARVVYHLHEVSIRPALLMRLLRAVANRTAHRALFVSEYVRQALALRVPRQAVVPNVLSAEFIAEAQVSEPAKEPFMVLMACSLKDYKGVPEFVALARAMPELRFELVLNAPAAQVQHYRQQHALPPNLTLFAAVQDMHPFYRRAAVVANLSRPTEWIETFGMTILEALQHGRPVLVPTVGGVSEVNQVGQTGFAIDGHDLPALQLALNLLATNRPTYLRMAAACRHRAAHFSPARFAEQLQQHFQTEMVLPGRPAAAYAPEHCPARA
- a CDS encoding glycosyltransferase family 4 protein; its protein translation is MKTILLTAYAVNPYKGSEDGMGWNFILQAAATHRVVAVTRRNNRPPIERFLAAHPELAPLAARIQFDYFDLPAWMRWWKKGPLLSVLYFYMWQLGLGLWLWHRRPAVDLVHNLNFHNDWTPSFLWLLRRPLVWGPIGHHPPIPADHLRQYGAAAYGKDRLLTLMKHSFWRLDPFLRVTRRSARQVLCMNSTVAPRLRLRPGRFQIMPSVAVDLPAETPTPLTPDAAGRFVVMIAARMVPLKGFDMVIEAFAEFYHALPATDQARAELLLIGSGPEEAFLLQLLQRRGLAACARHLPWLERTKLLTLYREAAVFFFPSHEGAGMVVAEAMSYGVPVLCYRNEGPGELVPPTSQLTVPYDTFQQNIHDFAAQLAALFASPARQATEAQLCRTHVADHHTWARRGQQLARVYQQALSQP
- a CDS encoding acyltransferase — protein: MKQLLETWVRRRNPHFSIHEAVPVGWLAGFAARTAGAMLRGTQLWLRGRASHGAMLGRGVSFQYLSGIRFGRWLKAGDQVRFSGLSTEGLTLGHSVSIGAFSQVIVSTSLQQPGAFIRIGHHVGIGEFAYLGGAGGLRIDDDCIIGQYFSCHPENHRYADLSTPIRQQGVTHRGIHIGPNCWIGSKVTVLDGVVLGEGCVVAAGAVVTRSFPARSVLGGVPARLLSSREPQPATPHIAELVL